In Anopheles gambiae chromosome 2, idAnoGambNW_F1_1, whole genome shotgun sequence, a single window of DNA contains:
- the LOC1273646 gene encoding uncharacterized protein LOC1273646 yields MSTLSQRASDTAKMADPDEGGGLALATARTTKPPPPHRLPAIPEVPKASTGGGREQLRHCFVPADENGCLGLHLSRTPWDPYPWVSGVVNGSGADLAGVRTGDCVLEANGEDLLGLKVIDIARRVRSRRSSRSAPAGVGLLLWNSGFEKNNLNPQSLSRFANCLQGIAGLLECPICLEVIRPPSWQCNHGHLICSGCRSRTTKCPICREVLGRGRCIVADKLFHYLVQTLGHEADQQTALDPKSQDTTHKQQQQQQQQHHPHHWSANNSGRLPLVRREYYQHRPTQHTIPTHAFKLKANNAPDGGVPATASLLAGSRVTTPHRTPTTTTTRTALYHCPSGQPCARMKNQHDILMHLQKAHQTSVVQYYLTADDTVDVTVADAGHSSALACVVVVPPAPSAARGNQLFFVARFRCPEEPNETLCWLWHLGAEPATGQFRVQLSPVAGDEPTKPWQGRPVTLEWSRQEILKSKRFVRTKLASLPQRMRVRVLLDAAGEAVDA; encoded by the exons ATGTCCACCCTTTCCCAGCGAGCGAGCGACACAGCGAAGATGGCAGACCCAGATGAGGGCGGTGGACTTGCGTTGGCAACGGCACGCACCACGAAACCACCGCCGCCCCACCGACTGCCCGCCATTCCCGAAGTCCCGAAAGCAAGCACCGGGGGCGGACGAGAGCAGCTGCGCCACTGCTTCGTGCCGGCGGACGAGAACGGGTGCCTTGGGTTGCACCTGAGCCGCACACCTTGGGACCCGTACCCGTGGGTGAGCGGTGTGGTGAACGGTTCCGGGGCGGATCTGGCCGGCGTCCGCACCGGTGACTGCGTGCTGGAAGCGAACGGCGAGGATCTGCTCGGTCTGAAGGTGATCGACATTGCAAGGCGGGTGCGCAGCCGGCGCAGTTCCCGCTCCGCACCGGCCGGCGTTGGTCTGTTGCTGTGGAATTCGGGCTTTGAGAAGAAT aACCTAAATCCACAGTCACTGTCCCGGTTTGCCAACTGTTTGCAGGGCATTGCCGGGCTGCTGGAGTGTCCGATCTGTTTGGAAGTGATTAGACCACCGTCCTGGCAGTGCAACCATGGCCATCTGATCTGCTCCGGCTGTCGGTCGCGCACGACCAAGTGTCCGATCTGTCGGGAGGTGCTTGGTCGCGGCCGGTGCATTGTGGCGGACAAGCTGTTTCACTATTTGGTGCAAACGCTCGGACATGAAG CTGACCAGCAGACAGCGTTGGACCCTAAATCACAGgacacaacacacaagcagcagcagcagcagcagcagcaacaccatccCCATCATTGGTCTGCAAACAACTCGGGACGCCTTCCACTGGTACGGCGGGAGTACTACCAACACCGCCCGACTCAGCACACCATCCCCACGCACGCATTCaaattgaaagcaaacaaCGCCCCGGATGGTGGTGTCCCGGCAACGGCATCATTACTGGCCGGGTCCCGGGTGACCACACCGCACAGGAcaccgacaacgacgacgacgaggaccgCCCTGTATCACTGCCCATCCGGTCAGCCCTGTGCGCGGATGAAAAATCAACATGACATCCTGATGCACCTGCAAAAGGCACACCAGACGAGCGTCGTCCAGTACTACCTCACCGCGGACGACACGGTGGACGTGACGGTGGCCGATGCCGGGCACTCCTCCGCGCTGGCCTGCGTGGTCGTCGTACCACCAGCACCGTCCGCCGCCAGGGGCAATCAGTTGTTCTTTGTGGCACGGTTCCGCTGCCCGGAGGAGCCGAACGAAACGCTCTGCTGGCTGTGGCATTTGGGTGCCGAACCAGCGACGGGCCAGTTTCGGGTGCAGCTGTCGCCCGTTGCCGGGGACGAGCCGACGAAACCGTGGCAGGGACGGCCGGTTACGCTCGAGTGGAGCCGACAGGAGATTTTGAAAAGCAAGCGATTCGTTCGCACAAAACTAGCTTCCCTTCCCCAGCGGATGCGCGTTCGGGTGCTGCTCGATGCGGCGGGTGAAGCCGTCGATGCGTAA
- the LOC1273647 gene encoding uncharacterized protein LOC1273647, with product MVETQVVVQSNLELEPKQGTGGIDAEQQGGGVTTTTNATTTTTATDDHYDPSVRILHIPKQTDGSCGFHLTRSKWDPYPWVSGVDADSPAEVTGLKVGDCVLEVNNEDVLGMRIAEVAGMVRAKADIVTLLLWSTGMEPACNPESLCCGPMPINLERLTASMQTIVAALECPVCFDTIPPPVFQCQNGHLVCSRCRVRAERCAICRERYTVGRSLLAEQVYQSITEAFNLREGTDGKLRERLFGARCTRQPKRASSCDRKKSPYGSDSHLVPSGRPIHSHTHKFLARIMGKASSVDNLSKHGGGGQHMQPPDVVGDLQGSKGKSLSLSTSEIFKRDNSVSVLRCPSANRLAPELSGSYNSLAIRRPTSSMSCNVSVESLSSIPENGIQLTVPVRPHSYHCPCGEYCADLIAAPELQDHVTVHHRTPVISFGTASAEISLPPRTPVDNACLLLLLDGHKFWLKLISDTSTIGDIFLSALLEGSPEQSKNYALEVIVRKAGFDHILGKELISRSEVYSMVDKSWNDLVNSKSGVFYTGVCIRATFSPETEILLKVSIKRLADL from the exons ATGGTGGAAACACAGGTCGTTGTTCAATCGAATTTAGAGTTAGAGCCCAAACAGGGGACGGGCGGCATCGATGCGGAACAGCAGGGTGGTGGTgtaacaacaacgacaaacgCAACCACTACAACCACAGCAACGGACGATCATTACGATCCTTCCGTCCGGATACTGCACATACCGAAGCAGACGGACGGTTCCTGTGGCTTTCATCTGACCCGCAGCAAATGGGACCCGTATCCTTGG GTTAGCGGCGTGGATGCAGACTCACCGGCCGAGGTGACCGGGTTGAAGGTTGGCGATTGCGTTCTGGAG GTTAACAACGAAGATGTCCTCGGCATGCGCATTGCGGAGGTCGCCGGCATGGTGCGGGCCAAGGCGGACATcgtgacgctgctgctgtggagCACCGGCATGGAGCCGGCCTGCAATCCCGAATCGCTCTGCTGCGGTCCGATGCCGATCAATCTCGAGCGGCTAACGGCCAGCATGCAAACGATTGTGGCCGCGCTGGAGTGTCCGGTCTGTTTCGACACGATACCGCCGCCCGTGTTCCAGTGCCAGAACGGGCATCTGGTGTGCTCGCGGTGCCGGGTCCGGGCGGAACGTTGTGCCATCTGTCGCGAACGGTACACGGTCGGGCGCTCGTTGCTGGCCGAGCAGGTGTACCAGTCCATTACGGAGGCGTTCAATCTGCGCGAGGGCACGGACGGGAAGCTGCGCGAGCGGCTGTTTGGAGCGCGCTGTACCCGGCAGCCGAAGCGGGCCTCGTCCTGCGATCGGAAGAAAAGCCCGTACGGTAGCGATAGCCATCTGGTGCCGAGCGGGCGGCCCATACACTCGCACACGCACAAGTTCCTGGCGCGCATCATGGGCAAGGCCAGCTCGGTGGACAATCTGAGCAAGCACGGCGGGGGCGGGCAGCACATGCAGCCGCCGGACGTGGTGGGCGATCTGCAGGGCTCGAAGGGCAAATCGTTGTCGCTGTCGACGAGTGAGATATTTAA GCGCGACAATTCCGTGTCGGTGCTGCGCTGCCCTTCGGCAAATCGGTTGGCACCGGAGCTGTCCGGCTCGTACAACAGTCTCGCGATTCGCCGACCGACCTCGTCCATGTCCTGCAACGTGTCGGTGGAAAGTCTTAGCAGCATCCCGGAGAACGGCATACAGCTGACCGTGCCGGTGCGCCCTCACTCGTACCACTGTCCGTGTGGCGAGTACTGTGCGGACCTAATTGCCG CGCCGGAGCTGCAGGATCACGTGACCGTCCATCACCGGACGCCGGTCATATCGTTCGGGACGGCGTCGGCCGAAATATCGCTCCCACCGCGTACGCCCGTCGACAATGCgtgtctgctgttgctgctggatgGTCATAAATTTTGGCTGAAGCTCATCTCCGACACAAG CACCATTGGTGACATCTTCCTTTCGGCGCTGCTCGAGGGCAGCCCGGAGCAGAGCAAAAACTACGCGCTGGAGGTGATCGTGCGCAAGGCCGGGTTCGACCACATCCTCGGCAAGGAGCTGATCTCCCGCTCCGAGGTGTACTCGATGGTGGACAAATCGTGGAACGATCTGGTCAACAGCAAGTCGGGCGTGTTCTATACTGGCGTCTGCATCCGTGCCACCTTCAGCCCGGAGACGGAAATTTTGCTCAAAGTATCCATCAAGCGCCTGGCGGACCTGTAA